In Palaemon carinicauda isolate YSFRI2023 chromosome 1, ASM3689809v2, whole genome shotgun sequence, the genomic stretch attattattattattattattattattattattattattattagctaagctacaatcctagttggaaaagcaggatgctataagccctagggctccaacaaggaatattagcccagtgagggaaggaaataaataaaccatatgagaggtaattaacaattaaaataaaatattttaagaacatatttatacagtatactgtatgtatatatatatatatatatatatatatatatatatgtatactgtatacatatatatatatatatatatatatatatatgtatatacatatatatatatatatatatatatatatatatatatatgtatatacacacacacactgtatataggGGAGGTTAACTGCACTATCTATATCAGTTCCTCCTGTTCTTAAGAACTTAGATTACATTTGCCACATAACTTACAGCTTTACCCATTGCTTTGAATATCATTCTCTTTGTTAGCTTTTCACCTATGAAATATGTAGAaggagaggcaaaggacagtgaaaatgccctagagactgatcatatatacatatgatcagcgcccaagccacctctctccgcccaagctaggcaaTGTTTTTTGCTGACTCACAAGGATGTTGAAACCAGTGATTACTGGATTCCACGGTTCAGTGACTGTGAGCTAGCTCTCCTCTCATGCCATGATGTGGAATTACTCTAAACTTTCCCTAACTCCACAAGACTTAATAAAGAGAAATTTCAGGTTTGGTATATAGAATGCAGTCCAAGTCTGTCACGTTTAGTTTACAAAGGTTTGATACTGTGTTTCTTGAACACCAGTTCATGAAAAAGGAAGAAATTGAGTTAATATTTATGTTCAAAATGGCTGTTCTGAATCTCAAATGATTATTAAGACAGAAGCAATGTacactcctggctagtacagtggtaaagtgttcgcctatcattcgcatggcagcagatcgatcccagcccgggaccgtgagtttaagctgtttagtggggaggccactgctgtggttgggcaccagtggggtgttgggcttgcccggctgacgttctggtgagtatctattctgatgaaactggaaatgaaactagACACATTTACCTTTTACCTTTAGTCTAGAAACATTGAAGCAATTGtgcataacaattattattattattattatcattattattattattatttgctaagctacaacccttgttggaaaagcaagatactataagcccaagggctccaacagggaaagtagcccagtgaggaaaggaaataaggaaataaataagctacaagagacgtaatgaacagttaaaataaaatatatttcaagaacaataacaacatttcgataaatatttcatatataaactataaaaacttcaaaataacaagaggaagaaaaatatatagaatagtgtgcctgagtgtaccctcaagaaaattGATTTGGCAACTCCACGGAAGTCATTTTAGTATTCAAAATTATTATCTTGAAACGTAAAACATATTAATAAAGTCTTCATtagattagtttttttttagtattcaaaatgataattttaaaacaaaACATATTCAAACAAAGTCCTCAGTAAATAGGTTTATTGATTCCTTTGGAGCTAAAATCCAATTTTGCTGTTTCCAGCATCTAATATACAGTTCGGACCTGGATCGGAGACTGCTATTGtattgcgtgtgtgtgttcgtatggtCTCTGCATTTAACAGAAATTCATGATTTTAGAAATGCGGAATGGATAGTTTAAATTTAGCCAGGTTTCTGAACTTCAaaagtactttctctctctctctctctctctctctctctctctctctctctctctctctctctctctatatatatatatatatgtgtgtgtgtgtgtatgtggtgtgtatgtctaaagcctttgtgctgcagtggagtagcaacggctgatgataatatatatatatatatatatatatatatatatatgtgtgtgtgtgtgtgtgtgtgtatatatacacattatatatatgatgtatatttgtgtatgtatgtatatatatgaatacgtaagtGTGCTTTAACATAAAATACTTGTAAAGCTATGTACTCATATTTCAATCAAAAGAGTTATGAGTAGATATGTTTATTTATAGAATCATGTTAATACTAAACTCGAAATAAAACACACTCATTTCCCAAGTtttttatatatacgtttataaatcgcctttttaaaattctgattgacACCAGCCAGGTGACCAAACATTATTCCAATTGATCGGATGTCCTGCTTTCATCTTCGTCTTCTCCGGTATCGTTTTCATATATGGGATTTGAGTTGATAAGTAGTTGAGCATTATTTGTAGTTCGTAGATATTCTCATTGGCTATGTCGTTTCTCTCTTCTGGGTCGTCTGATAAGATAAGAAAATATGTATTAAAACCTTCAGTTTTAGGCTAAAGCTCGCCTCTAAGTATCTATattacaggaaaaaatagcccagtgaggaacgaatgaatgatttgaagttctctggcatcctgacatctaaggtcattgatgccgtcccagtgaggaaaggaaattaataaacgatatgagaaataatgaataattgaaatgaaatattttaaacacagtaacaacatcaaaacagatatttcatctataaactatgaatagagatttatgtcagcctgttcaaaaaaaaaaaaaaaaaaaataaataaataaaaacatttgctgcaatgttgaacttttgaagctccataATTCTTACATAAAATCACACCTACTAAGCATTTTTggcaaaaatataatgtttttctttaatgtctctcatactaattacttgatcagaatggtactttgacacagcactctatagacctcccccctaatttttgatactttaatgcagtagcaaatctcgttaattaaggcgttTACTCTTGTCCTAATAAAGCCCAAGCCAAGTGAATCAGGTAAGTAGGTAAAGCATTTCGAATACCTACACTTCCCCGTCCCTCtcttctccttccctccctctatATAGACCCTCCTAAAAACCCTCCAGAAACGCCCTTTCCTAGTCTCTCAGGCGTCGCTTAAAGTACCTATTCGGTaatctgttatatttgttaataactgatagaatttatATGTTGAATTTTGGTTATAATCACTATTAACATATCATGATAATGTGAATAAGGGTGAATAAGGAGTATATAACCTTTCTCCTATTTATCTAACTTGATGAACCTTTCCTGGCAGCTTCTTTAAACTGTGTGAAAAACTTTAGCTACAACCCTGATTACAGTTTCCAATAAGTCCATAAACATCCCTCTGcatttaattaaaaaattaaatatttcaatgtttACCTTTTATGTTGTAGAGTCTAATCTTTGTACGTTCTTCCATGTGTTGTCCTAAATTCCACAATACTTCAGGGTCCCACTGAAGGCTGGAATGGTTCTTCAAGTCTTTCCAACTTAAGATAGGCTTTCCCTCAGTCTCTGCACTGAAATCTTCCTCTAAACACGATAATGCACTGAAGAAATTATTTGATCTGTCATCGAATGAGTAATAGGAATTTTCAGAAGTTTCGTTTGATTTGTTTCCCACTCTTTTGagttcatcgttattattattattcctgcgcTTGGATTGTTGATGGACATAAGAAATAGGGCCAATATTGCTATTGAAATTCGTTGAGATGTCTTTAGATGGTGGAGAGTATAACCAGCTATTGGAATTCACAGGGCTCTCCACAGATGGTGGAGAGGGTAACCAGCCATTAGAATTTGTTGGGTTGTTTGTAGATGGTGGAGAGGGTAACCGGCTAATAGAATTCGTTGGGATGTCTGCAGATGGTGGAGAGGGTAACCAGGTATTGGAATTTGTTGGGCTGTCTTCAGGTAGTGGAGAGGGTAACCAGCTATTGGAATTGGTTGAGCTGTTTTCAGATGGTAGAGAGGGTAACCAGCTATTGGAATTGGTTGAGCTGTTTTCAGATGGTAGAGAGGGTAACCAGCTATTGGAATTGGTTGAGCTGTTTTCAGATGGTAGAGAGGGTAACCAGCCATTGGAATTGGTTGAGCTGTTTTCAGATGGTAGAGAGGGTAACCAGCTATTGGAATTTGTTGGGCTGTCTGCAGATGGTGGAGGGGATAACCAGCTGTTTTTTTCCATGCATCCAATCAACATCTTGTAGTTCTCAAGTCTGTTGTAAGTAGATAAGTCTTGAATGTTTTAGTCAAAATTATTAGGTTagtgaaattaattttatatattcttttaatttagTTAATTATAGTAACACTTGAGATGAAGTATTTCATATCAGTTATTTTCTATGTTCAAACCTGATAGTTGATCATGAATAGTTGTCTTTAATAAATGATATTACCATGACCTCTCTTGAATTATTTAGAGTATTTCATGTAGACCAAATATTCATAGAACTCCACGACTTATATATTCAAATTCTTAAGGTGCAGTAAATTTTCGAGATATTCCACAAGTCATCTCTGATGAAATGTTTTCCCGTAAACACCCAGATTAGTATTATATGATAACTCTTGAACTGTCTGTAGAATTCTTCTTATTCCTGAAACTTACCTAACACCTGCCTTGAAGGAATTTCCAGTATAGTACATATTATGGATCATTTTCACCCTTGGAGGGTTGGAGAATCCGGCTAAGGCATCCCATTGACTGATGCCATCTACTTCATCTGTCGTCGTGCCACCAGTGATGTCAATAATTGTCCTGAACCAGTCTGTTGCATGGTGCAGTCTATtttggaaaatatcattattacacATTAATATAATTGTGTAATATTCATGTAGGTTACTGAAAATCTGGTAAAGATAACGTTCATATGGCAGTATGTCTAAAATAGATTTAATTTCCTCTGTAAATAAAATTGATTGATAACACTTGAAACCATTTAGTTGATGtctatctatttctttatataaaggCTGGTTTACATGgccgaacggtttgtcgaacgtgGTTCGATAGACTAGTGCATGAATTGATGTTCGaacatgtgaacggggtatttggttgttgaACACGTTCGCTGAATGGTTAGAagagagtctgttctcgcctgactcttTTGGGCAGGGCTTCATTGTTCACAAACCTTATGCCTTTGTGacttgactccacctcttcgaaccatttgactAGCAGGCTCAAAAACTGGGTTCGAAGAACCATTCGACCATGTAAACCCTGCTTTGTCGTATAATCATTAGCTTCCTGAAGTTcgaatgtttctttttatactgACTGATTGGTAACTGTTCCTGGATTTGGTAAATGTGGAGAGTGAATAAAAGCAGGTCCTCTCACTCCCCCCTCCCACATGGTAGATTTTTCTCCGCGAAGTGGCCAGTTGCTTCCTCCATTTTTGACAGAACCTCCATTCTGCGAGTAGAAAGATGGTTTGTCACTTGCAATTACTTTGATATCTGAGTTGTTTATGTTATCATCGAAATCATTCAAAATGAGAATTTTTACCTCagacaatgaagttggaaggagttgttttaccccctctttgtgtcattgtttctttgtgtgtgtgtttgtttgtgaacagcttcctggccataattctaatctagagaaatgaaacttgcagggattaactgttatgtaactggctagaaatggttaaattttggaaggtcaaggtcacggtcaagcaaaatgtccaattcatgtaatcagccataagtttagacatcattaTTAAGGGagattttaaacttggttcatatatgagtgcataaaaatccacgccaataagtacatgttgaggtcaaggtcaaggtagagcaaaagttcgagaaataagttgTCGCCGCGGCTTCCTGAGcaaaattttaatcatagagtaatgaaccttgcagggattaactgttatgtgaaaagctggaaaggattagattttggaaggttaaggtcaaaggtcaaggtcacggtcaaataaaatgtccaattcacgtaatcacccataagttttgACACCGTTATCACAgaaatttcaaacttggttcatatatgagtgtatgaaaatccacgccaattaatacatgttaaagtaaaaagtcaaggtccagcaaaaggtcgagaaataagctgccgcagcggaggtctacgctctactgagtgcccctctagttagtaaATTATTTTGCTTACATCTGTTGTGAAGATAA encodes the following:
- the LOC137654604 gene encoding arylsulfatase B-like, with the protein product MKLITCKHLLSTISVATFCTNTVASMSAEQVAAKKPHVIFIVADDLGWNDVSWNNPNVVMPYMNELAMNGVILNQSYLQPTCTPTRSALLTGKYPFKLGLQKGVIGSTEPRGVPLNVDMLPKLLKEINYDTHAIGKWHLGFCSWDYTPTKRGFDTFYGFYTAATDYYTHKRSTSLKPTDDYSRKDHIDGFLDLRNNTTPDDTKDGIYSTHLFGSVAEEIVRSREAQDPLFMYLAFQSVHSPVQVPQNYAQIYTHISNEERRNYLGMVTAMDLAIGRLVRALKETGHYNNSVIIFTTDNGGSVKNGGSNWPLRGEKSTMWEGGVRGPAFIHSPHLPNPGTVTNQLHHATDWFRTIIDITGGTTTDEVDGISQWDALAGFSNPPRVKMIHNMYYTGNSFKAGVRLENYKMLIGCMEKNSWLSPPPSADSPTNSNSWLPSLPSENSSTNSNGWLPSLPSENSSTNSNSWLPSLPSENSSTNSNSWLPSLPSENSSTNSNSWLPSPLPEDSPTNSNTWLPSPPSADIPTNSISRLPSPPSTNNPTNSNGWLPSPPSVESPVNSNSWLYSPPSKDISTNFNSNIGPISYVHQQSKRRNNNNNDELKRVGNKSNETSENSYYSFDDRSNNFFSALSCLEEDFSAETEGKPILSWKDLKNHSSLQWDPEVLWNLGQHMEERTKIRLYNIKDDPEERNDIANENIYELQIMLNYLSTQIPYMKTIPEKTKMKAGHPINWNNVWSPGWCQSEF